The Leptospira paudalimensis region TCCCATAAAGTTTTGCAACTTCTAAGATTTTTCCATCAAAACCAAATCGAAGGTTACGATAACCTGTTCGTGATGTTATGTATTTTCGCCCTCCAACAATGATGATGGGAACCAATGCTAAAATAACTCCAATGTAAAGTGCAATACCAACGATTGTTGCAAAGTAAGGGACAGGGATTTTATTGGCAATCCATAGGATGATCATGATTGCAATGTACAATACGATAAAAATTCCTGCTGCTTTCAAAAAGCCGATGAAACGTTCTTTTCCTGTTCCGTGAAACGAAAAACGTTCCCCAGCCCATTCCAAATTTTCAGCCATAAACTTTTGTACGTTGGTGCGAGCCCAAAAGCTATAAATCCCCAAAGTCACTACCGTGAGAAACATATTCTTCAAAAATAATATGAAGAGTTGTCCGCCAGTGGCGTGGTATTGTAGTCTTGTGTTGTTCATTGATTTCCCCAATGGATAATAGTGTGCAGAGTATCCACTATGTTCAAAAAGGGTAAAGAAAAATATTTCCAATTGATTCGAAATACAGATTATACGGTTGAACAGAATTCACTATTTTTATAAATTCATAGAACTGGAACCTTTGGGGGTCAGTCTATTTGTGTAGAATGCGTACATCTTTACCCTTTTTCCTGATCTTTGTTACAATAACGACCTTGTGGTCAGACCCAAGGCAGGAATTACCTCCAACACTTGGAGACTTAAAAGGCCAAGATAAATCGGTAAGGCAACCACCTGATCGAAAAGACAAAAAAGGTTGTTGTAAAATCAAATACCCCGCAGGAGGGTATGACTTCTTTCTGGCAACGGAAGAAGATTGTCGTGCGAGTTTGTATTTTGACAGGTTTCTGGGAGAAAACAATACACTATGCTTTCGTTGGGAAGGGGATTAGAGATAGCTGAATTTATGGGTGTGCGTGAACAAGTTTTACAAACATTAGTCAAGATTTTTCCAACGTATGATGCTTCTCTTGCCATTGCTGGTGGTGGGTGTAAGGCTTTTTATGCGCTTGGTGTTGGTAAAACCTTACGTGAGTGGGGAGTTCGTTTTAATGAATTATCAGGTGTCTCTGCCGGTGCTGCTATGGCACTTTGTATCCTTTCACAAACAGAAGAAGAGTCTGTTGAATACTTTGAAGAAATCACAAAACGGAATTCCCGTAATTTTCATTTTTCCAATTTACTGAGAGGAGAATCAACTTTCCCTCATGAAGATATGTATAGACGCACCATTCGATTTGGAATGCGTTTTGATCGTGTCTTGGAATCGGGAGCAAAAATCTGGATCCACTCCGTGAAAGCCCATCCAAAAGAGGATTCGCTTAAAAATAAATTTCGATTGGCTAGGTTGATTTCAGAAACAGGAAGGGCCTTTATATTAGATGATAGAGATAGGTCAGAAGGGATTCCAGCTAATCGTACCGCGGAAATCATTAAAAAATGGAATATGGAAGATGTTGATTTCACAGAAAAAGACTTTGTGAATCCAGAAACCATTGAACAATTTATACTTAATTCTTCATCCATTCCTCCAATTGTAGACTTTCAGTCAGTAGGCAATGAATATTACCTCGATGGAGGACTCACAAATAATATGATGATCGAAACATTTGCACCAAAAGCAAAAATCATCGGTATCCATTATGAGCCAAATACCATCGTGGGAAAGAATCCAGATTTACTTGCCCGTACTTTCCTCATCACACCATCCAAACCCCTTCCCATCACTTCTTTTGATTATACCAATCCAAAAGGGGTTCGAGAGACCTATGAATTAGGGAAGGCGGATGCGTTAGCCAAAAAATCAGAAATTATCAATTACTTAAAAAAGGACTGAAGAGAGTTTAGTCCTTTTTCTAAAATTTCTTCTTCCGTAACGAGAGATATCACAAGAATACATCTGTTATGCGAAAATCCATACCAAGAACCAGGATGGAATAAAACGCCAGTATTGAATAAAATTTCTCCAACAATTTTCTCATCTTTTTTATCAAGATTTAGTTCGAGTAAAAAATACCAACCTGCTTCTATTGGATGTATCTTTTTAGAAGAGGAAAATTGATTCACAAAATCTTTACAGATTGAATAGTTTCGCATAATTCTTGTTCGAATTCGATTTTGAACCATTGTTTTCCATGGTAACAATTCTTTAGTTGCAAGTTGGACCAACGAATTTACAGAAAGGTAAGTATCGGCAATGAAACTGAGTTTCTTTTGGATTTCTGTTTTGATTGGTTCAGGAGAAAGATTGAGAATCCAAGCCAATTTGGTTTGAGGCAAAGCTAACATTTTGGAAAAACCATGGCAAACAAAAAGAGGAAAATTTGGGTTTGAGGGAAGGTGATGGGGTTCTCCAAAAAAATCATATGCTTCAAACACTTCGTCAACAATCACTGGAATTTGAATTCCAAATGATTCCCATTTTTTCCAGAAGGTTTCAGTTGTTTTGGATCCTGTTGGATTCGACGGGCTGACCAAAACAATGAGTTTGGTTTTGGTACTGATTGAATTGGCAATCGTCTCAGCATCGTAAATCCAAGAACCATCACTTTGATTTTCTTTTAATTGGTAATGTACTTCCTTTAAATTTTCTAACCCAATCAGAAAACTAAATAATGGATACCCTGGGTTAGGTGTTAAAACTTCATCTCCTGGATTTGTGAGTAATTTAAATAGATATGAATATGCTTCCGATGTACTCGCTGTTAAATGAAAACTAGAAGCATTTACTTGGATTCCACGATTTAGATAGAGGGAACTAATTTCATTTCGAGTTGATTCTAAACCTTCTGCTATTGGCTCATAAATGCTAGCATTCAAATTAGAAAGTATGTGCGTTAATACGGAAGGTGGAAACTCTAATCCCATTTCTGTTAGGTTAGAATTTCCTAAATCTATGATTGGTTTTCCTGCCTCAATTCTTTCTGTTTTGATTTGGTAAATCGGATTCTCTGTGTTTAGATCACCAAGTAAACCAAATCGATCCGAAAAGTGGAAATGTACTTTGGTCAAATCATCCAACTTTGTTTAATGATTTTGCAATTTTACGAATGATGATTCTGGGAGTGATCCTTATGGATTCTGCCAACAAAAAGTTAATGAACCCTGGAATTTTCACTACTCGTTTTGCAAACAAAGCGTTTAAACCAATTTCAACAACATCTTGTGAATTCATTGCCAAAAAAGATGATTTTACTAACTTACTTCCCGACATATTAGCTCTTTCAAAAAATTCTGTTCGTGTAGGTCCAGGACAAAGACATGAAACTGTTATTCCATATCCATTTACTTCTTCAGCAAGTCCTTCGCTTAATGAAAGTACATATGCTTTTGTAGCATAATAATTTGTCATCAGTGGTCCCGGTTGAAAAGCAGCTGTGGATGCTACATTTAAAATATAACCATCTTTATTTGTTACCATGTCTTGCAAAAACAAATGGCATAATTCGGCGAGAGTTGTCACATTCAGTTGGATCATTTTAGATTCTTCTGAAAAAGAATTTTTGTGAAATTCTCCATTGAGTCCATAACCAGCATTGTTAATTAGGCAATTGACATTGAGATTTAATTTTTTGACTGCTTTATAAACTTTTTCCGCAGCATTCGGTAGAGATAAATCTTCAGCGATGACAACTCCTTCCACTCCATACTTTTGTTTGAGTTCACTAGCAAGGCTTTTGAGTCTGTCAGCACTCCTTGCTACCAAAATTGGAGTGTAACCTTTTTTTGCCAAAGAGTGGGCAAAATCTTTTCCGAGTCCTGTCGATGCACCTGTAATTAAAGCATATTTCATATGGGAAATTTATTTCAATTTCGAAAACTTGGCAATTCTTAAATAATTTGTTTTGGCAATTTTGACTACCTGGTCAATATTCGTATTATGAGCCAACCTCTTACCCATCCGCTTCATACCATCCAAAAAGAAAGAGCCATAATTTTTATTTTAGCTGCACTCCAATTTTTGCACATCCTGGATTTTGTCATCATGATGCCATTAGGACCAGTATTTATGCAGAGTTTCAAAATTGATTCCGCAGCTTTCGGATTACTTGTATCCTCTTATTCAATCAGTGCTGGTGTTTTCGGATTAATTGGAGCTTTGTTTTTAGATTCCTTTGATCGTAAAATGAGTTTGCTCGTTTTATTTTTTGGTTTTTCATTTGGAACTTTATTATGTGCAGTTGCTCCTAACTATCCATTTTTCCTTTTTGCAAGGATCATTGCTGGCGGTTTTGGTGGAATGATTGGAGCAACGGTTTTATCCATCATTGGAGATATCATTCCAGTGTTTAGACGAGGAACAGCAACCGGTGTGGTGATGAGTTCCTTTTCTGTTGCCTCTGTGATTGGAATTCCAATCGGTTTATCCTTAGCCAATCGGTATGGATGGCATTTCCCGTTTTTATCTTTAGCAATTGCAGGTTTTTTGATTTTGCCAATCGGTTATAAGGTATTACCAGCAATCCGTTATCATTTAGATTCCGATGAACATCCAAAACAATCTCAATTTAAATCACTCAAAGAAGTGCTTTTAAAAAAAGACCATATGGCACCTTTTATTTTTATGGTTTTTCTAATGTTTGGTGGATTTACTATTATACCTTTTTTAAGTCCATTTTTAGTATCTAATGTTGGTTTGGCGGTCGATGAATTGCCTTATATATATTTTTTTGGTGGTTTGTTTACTTTTTTTACAAGTCGTCTGATTGGAAAACTTGCTGATCGTTTTGGAAAGTTGAAAGTATATCAAATCATATCAATATTGGCTATTATTCCCATCGTATTAGTTGTTACTTTAACAAAAACCTCTTTGCCTATCGTTCTCGTCATCACAACTGTTTTTATGATTTTAGTTTCAGGAAGAATGGTGCCTGCATTTGCGATGGTAACTTCAGCTGTCGAACCTCGTATTCGTGGTAGTTTTATGTCAGTGAATTCTGCCATTCAACAGATTGCTTCAGGAGCAGCTTCTTACGTTGCTGGATTGATTTTAGTGCAAACATCCGACCATCAGTTCTTAAATTACGAGTTGGTTGGAATGATTTCTGTTTTTAGTTTATTGTTTAGTGTTTATTTGGCAAAAAATATTAAAATTGCAGGTTAGGTAATAAGATTAAATTAGCAAAAGTTAGATTATACTATAATTCTAATTTTCCAGTTTCAAGAAAATCGATGATCATACGTTTCTGAGGAGGTGTGATCATCTTTTTTTCTAAAAGTTGATTTAATATTTCTTCGGCAGTTCCAATTTCGATTCCACTCAATTCAGAGAAAATATATTGAAAGTATTTATCGATTCTATGATCAGAAATATAGGATGTGAGTTTGGAACTTGTGTCCAAAATTAAATTTTGACGACGCACCAATTCTTCCATAGTCGATAAAATAATGGATACTTCAGGATCCTCTGCAAACAATTGCATCATATGATCGTAAATTTTCGGAGATTGTAAAGGAAGTTCATAAATTGAATCTCCTAAAGCAGTGTATAAGGATTTTTCTTCTTCATAGTCCAATCCAGTATATTTGTTTAAGTTTGATACTACTTCGGAAGGCAGGATAGTCAGAAATTGACAGGCATATTCTGGTTCTTTCAAATAACGAACAAAATATTGAATCAAATCACAAATTCTTGTATAACTAACAAATGTCCAATATTTGAAACTCCGAATATCAAACATATGTTTTATGGTCTTTTCTCGTTTTAAAGATTCACGAAGATTCATATAATTTTCAAAATCAACTTTATATAAATAACTTAAAGTATGATTGGAGAATGATTCTATGATTTCGCGTACTAAAGTTGGCTCACCTATGTATAAAAAATAAGTGATAAGTTCGAGGTTGTCTTTGTTAGTCCAAAGAAATTTTTCTAAATTTTTTGCAGGAATTTGTGAAAATGCGGAAAAGCCGATCTTGAAAGTAACTTTGTCTTGTAAAAATGCTTCTAGTTTGTTTTTAGCTATACAATCTTCGTCTACGTCTTGTTTAGCGAATGAATGCCTGCAACTCGGAGGGCAGGCTTCATATAGAGATGTTCCTAAAAAGCATTTTGGCATGAATTATTGCATCAACTCTCCACAATCTCTCATTTCAGGAGCATATGGATTTTTTATTTCTTTCCCAGTCATTAACCATGATTTATCGACCATTGGACAATAAAATCGATTGTACTTCAATTGATTTGGTACCTCGGCTTTGATTTGAATCAATATTTCTTGGATTTTGGAAATTTTTTCATAACTAGATTCTAAATCACTCTCATTTGATGGAATGTTGGATTGAATCTGGTCTGCCCAAGATTTTAATTTTGGATGGCCAGTTGTACCCAAACTTTGAACTGCTTCGGAAAATTCTTTCCAAGTCGGCTTTGGGTTATCTTTCAAATATTCTTCTAATATTATTTGGTTTTTCGCGAAAACTGTTTCCACTAGTTTTTCATGGTTTGGAGAGAAGGGAACAACTTCTTCTTTGCAGGATTGGGCGAAAATGGCTAAAATGAGGAGTGAAATCCGAAATACTTTCATAATTTGATTCTTTTTTCCTATCTTGGAATTGGAATTCAAATTTTACAGGCGAGTTTGTTGGAAGGAAATTGCTTTTTTCTCGACAAAGCCGCTTTTTCAAGCATGATGACAGAAAAGTTCACGAAGGTGTAATTCCATTATGATTATTGTAGAAGGCATTGGCCACGTCAGTATCCCCGTCTCCCAACTCGACACCTCTATCGATTTTTACCGGGACATTTTTGACTTCGAAGTGGAGACAAAGAAGGCTACTGAGGCAATTCTTTCTCTCGATTCGTTCCGAATTCGTTTGGTGAAAGCAGAGGTTTCAGATCGATCCCTTCCTATCCTTAGTTTTGTGATGGATGTGGATGATTTTACAGAAGCAATCAGCGAATTAGAAGAAAAGAATGTAAAGATTATCAAGGGACCTGAGGGAACCGATTCTGGAGAAAGCCTTACCTTTGCTGATCCAAGTCAAAATTTAATCGAGATTTTTTACTCTAACTAAAACCTGTTGCTTTTTTAATCTTTTATTCGTAACATCCTCTTGGTATGTCGCAAGAGTTTCGAGGGGATGATCACGAGATCCAATTCATTGCTGATTTTAAGAAAGGTTACGTATACTTTCTAAATAATTTCCAAAACATCGTTGGAAGTTTTCTCCAATTCTTAAGCACAGGACTCACAGAAGCAAATAAACGTGAGATCTTACCTTTCCGAAAAACCCTCGACCAAGAACTAGACAAATCACAAAAAAAAATAAAAGAAATCATCTTTAACTTAGATGAAAAACATCTCTTTGCTCAAGTAAGGAAAGATTACTCCCGGTATTTTTCAAGGCATATTGAAGATGCCAATCGTGATGACTTCATTCAGTTCCATTTAATCTTTGAGATGTTGAGATATTTCCTGATAGAAACCAAAGAAGGTTGGGAAAAACTAAAGTCTGCTGTTCAAAGTAACCAATTTACAGATTTAGAATTTCAAAATAATGGACTACTAAACTATCGAATCCTTCCTGCTCTTGAAAAATTATTTCATTTAGAAATTTTGCTCAAACGTATGAGTTTTATTTTACAAATTGATAATCCAAATTGTTTAACAGAATTCAAACCGACAAAGCCAAAATACCGAGATAAAGGAACTTACCGTCTTTCCTCCGTTTTTGAAGAATCATTATATGATAAACCTAAAGAACTAGAACCTGAAGATTCTGGAATTGAATATAAAGCAGATGAAGTTATAAACAATCATCAGGAAAAATCGAAAGACAATTGGAAATCCATCAAACAAAAATTCAAAACAGAAGGTGAACTCAATTATATACAAGCATATGGAAAGTATAGTTGGAACTCAGACCAACATTACTTTTTTAGATACGAATTGGATAAATATAATGCGGAAAAAGCATTATTTAAAAATGCAATTAGTTTAGATTCTCATTTAGGTGCAGACGAACAGGTTTTACGTTCTGAATTAATTCGTTCTATGACAAGTATTGAGAAAAAAAGTAAGTCAGCTGAAGATTTCGAACTCGAATACCAAACTTTCTTAAAACAGTTTTTTACTTTTTGTGAAAATATTATTCTTATGAATATGATGTTACCAACTCAATTTAAATATGTTTTTTTATTTCATTTAGGTCCATCTCACTTTTATATGATTGCCAAAAAATTCCTTATGGAAGTGAACACGGGTTATATCCATGCAAGAGGAAACGATGGTAAAAAGGTAATCCGTGTGATTCCAAGTGAATATGTAAAAAAACATGTAATCGATTATTGGAACGAAGTGATTTTACCAAATGTTGGTGAAGAAAAGAATAACTTAGCCTTACTTAAAAAAATTACAGAAATGATTGAAGAGAAATATAAAGAAATTTCTAGACTCGTGATCAAAAATTACGACGACCTTGATCCTGAAATCAAAACATCAAAACCAAGAGAAACAATTTTTAGAGAGTATATGAATGAGTGGATGGGAGCAGCGAATCTTATCGTATTCAAACGATTTGTGAAGAATAAATCTTACTAAAGAACTAAACTACAGGTTGCAGATTCTGCTGTAACGTAAAACTGCGTTGCAACTCCTGCCGGAAAAGGAATGATAGGGTTGTTTTGAAGTACATAATCGGTAGCTTTGCAAGAACGACTAAACACTCGAACAGTGACCACACTGTCACAACCTATCGTTAAGTTTCGGACACTTAACAATGTGTCTGTTCTGTATGCTTTTGTTTCATTTCCATCGTATTCAACAGAAATTCCTTGTCCTTGTTTGAGTTCAATTTCAGGGCCATAGACTTTATTGGTCACTGCATAACAGTCCACAAAAAATTCTGTACCGGAACAATTCACTCCCGATTTAGAATTTGGCAAACAAGATCCACCTGATTTTGAAACTGTTATATAACCTGAAAAAGTACCATCTGGCACTTTTGTGTAAAGTTCTGTACCAAGATTCAGTGTAATGGATGCAAGTGTATCGTTGAAACGAACAACAGGATCAATACCAAAATTTTCACCTTTGATCACAACTTCTGTTGCGCTATAGGTTGCATTCGCATTGTTTTGTGCAGGTGTTCCAATTTGTGGGGTTACCGATGTAATGACAGGTGCTGAGGTTAATAAAGCAGCCAGCGGATCTTCCGAAGACGACTTCACACAGGAAAAACTGTTTCCAAACACTAACGAGAATCCGATTGTGTATAAAATCCTTCTCATGGTACCCATTTCCATTATCGGATATTTTTCAGAAGATTCATTTCTATTTTTTACCCCACAGGAAATTCTATGAACACTGTCTCCATCCAAACGATCGATTCTTATGTAGCATTTATTGAACTGAACAGACCCGAAGCAAAAAATGCAATTTCAGTACAATTTTTGGAAGAGTTACACCAAACCATCAAAGTAATGCAGAAGGAAAAATTTAGAGCCCTTGTCATTATGGGTGCAGGAGATGCGTTTTGTTCTGGTGCTGACTTAAAAGAACGAAAAAACATGTCTGAACCAGAGGTTAAAAAATTTCTTCGCAATATTAATGTTTGTTTTTCGGAATTGGCCAACTTATCCATCCCAACAATTGCAGCAATTAATGGATTTGCTTTTGGAGGTGGACTGGAATTGGCTTTATCATGTGATATTCGTTATGCGAGTGAATCTGCTATCATGGGTCTAACAGAAACAAAATTAGGAATCATTCCTGGTGCAGGTGGTACACAAAGATTATCAAGAATCGTGGGGGAATCAACGGCGATGGAGTGGATTTTTTCTGGAAAAAAATTGTCTAGCGCCGAGGCACTTAGCCGAGGATTGGTCTCTAAAGTTGTGAATCCAGTGGATTTGAAGGATTCTTCTCTTGCCTTAGCAAGGGAGATTGCGGAATCTGCACCTATAGCTGTTTCTGCATCCAAAAAGGCAATACGGCAAGGTTTTTCATTGTCCATGGAATCAGCCTTGCAGTGGGAACAATTATGTTATTCTGAAACGTTAACAACAAAAGATAGGTTAGAGGCCTTACAGGCATTCGCTGAAAAAAGAAAACCTATATTTAAGGGAGAATGAACTTTGATTTTAACTGGTAAAGAAATTTTAAAACGATTAGGTTCTGATATTAAAATTGAACCGTATGATGAAAAGCTGTTAAACCCAAACTCATATAATTTAAGACTTCATGAGGATTTGTTAGTTTATTCTGAATTTCCTTTGGATATGAAAAAACCAAATCCGGTAGAAACTTTAAAGATACCTGAAGAAGGATTGTTATTGGAACCAGGTAAACTCTATTTGGGAAGGACCATAGAGTTTACTGAAACACATAATTTAGTACCAATGTTAGAAGGTAGATCTTCCATTGGAAGGCTTGGAATGTTTGTTCATATCACAGCTGGGTTTGGTGACGTTGGTTTTAAAGGTTTTTGGACATTAGAAATCCAAGTTACTCATCCATTACGTGTTTACGCTGGAGTGCAAATTTGTCAGATTTTTTATCATACCGTTGAGGGGGAAATCAGCGAATACAAATCAGGGAAGTACCAAGCAAACCAAGGCATCCAACCTTCATTATTGTATAAAGACTTTGAAAAAAAGTAAAAACTTTAGGTGAGAATCTTTTACCTGCCAGCCATCTCGGTCGGCAGGATTTGTATCATTTCAATTATTTTTTAGTCTTAAAGGTACAATCCCATTTAGGGTCATCTAAGTTTAATCCACCAAGTTTCACCCAATTGTTGGTTTTTCCGATGAATGTGATGGAGCAGAGTGTTCCTTTTAGATCCAATCGGTTTCCACCGTCAAGTGAAGTGAATTTTCCACAGTATGTTTTTCCATCGCGTGGATTGTAAATACGGCCGTTTTTATAAACACCTTCACCAACATAATCAAAACCAGTGATGAAAACCATGCCTAAATTCGGACGTGTTCTCAACTTTGGATCTTCATTATTGTGATCTAAGTAAGGAGTGCCAGGGACACCTTTGTCTTTGTCTTTCTCTGGGTATGCGTTATCTTTGATACAAACTGTTTTTCCACAGTATTTATCACCACACTTGAAAATTTCGATGACCGAATCTTTCTCAGGTGGAAGGTATCTTCCCAATGCAACATCAGCATTTTGGGCAAATAATGTAGTACTAGATAGAAGTACAACTGCCCATACACTTAATACAATTCTTAAATTCATACAGATCCTTATTTTAAAAAATGGATTCGCTTATTTTGTCAGATTTTCGTATGTATGGCAAGCTGGTTTTTTAAAATTTTATACAATTGAATCTAAGAAAATGCAGAGTGTTCTTAAAACAAAGAGAGCCAAAATGTTGAGATTCATTTTAGCTCTTTTCTAATTTCTAAACTTTAAAACTAAAACTTAGAATCTATTTCTATGGAAAACTTAATTCTAACCTCAATTAATTGAGGCTAGTTGCTTTTTCTAATAATTTAGAAAGTTTGACCACGTTTTTATTAGTTGGATCGATTGACTGTGCCCTTGTGACATAGGTAAGAGCTCGGTCTACATTTCCTAATAATCGACTAACATCAGCAAGGTTTATTAGATTTTGGAAATTTTCAGGGTCATATTTTAATGCTTCTTGAGCTGCTTTTAGAGCACGTTCATAATTCCCTAATTTTTTCTCCGACATCGCAAGGTAATACCAATATTCGCCAGAACCTTCGTTCTCTTTTAAAAACTCAGTCAAAACTTTTGCAGCAATATCGTATTCCTTTCCTTTATAACTTACCAGTCCTAAAAATTTATTTAGTTTTTGGTTATAAGGATCAGCGAGGAATGCTTTTTTCATGACGGTGATGGCACGTTCAATTTCACCGTTTTGGTAAAGTGCCTTGCCTTCTTCGAAAGCTCCTGCAGTTGTAAGTGCTTCATCCCAATCATCACCTGGTGTATCGAAAAAATCATCAATTGGTTGGTTTGCGATTTCGTCTTTTGGTGGAGTATGATGGATTGGTGATTTTTCACTTTTAAATACAACACTTAACATAGAGATATCGTCTGTGATATCTCCTGCATTTTTCACGAGTCTTTCGACTTCATAAATATCACCATCCGCTTCTTCCACAAAACGTAATACCATGGTTTCATCTTCATTGATGGTTCTTACATCTTCGTCAGGAGTTAAATCAATGTCATCGCGACCATCGGAACCAAGGATGAGTTGGTCTCCTGGTAATAATTGGAAAGACTGTACTTCAAATGCATATTCAGAATCGAGTCCAAGTTTTCTAAGTTTTAATTCACTTTCAATGAAACTTGCTTTGCCATCTCGGTATAAAATACTGTAAGGGTGTTCCGCATTA contains the following coding sequences:
- a CDS encoding SDR family NAD(P)-dependent oxidoreductase; this encodes MKYALITGASTGLGKDFAHSLAKKGYTPILVARSADRLKSLASELKQKYGVEGVVIAEDLSLPNAAEKVYKAVKKLNLNVNCLINNAGYGLNGEFHKNSFSEESKMIQLNVTTLAELCHLFLQDMVTNKDGYILNVASTAAFQPGPLMTNYYATKAYVLSLSEGLAEEVNGYGITVSCLCPGPTRTEFFERANMSGSKLVKSSFLAMNSQDVVEIGLNALFAKRVVKIPGFINFLLAESIRITPRIIIRKIAKSLNKVG
- a CDS encoding MFS transporter; the protein is MSQPLTHPLHTIQKERAIIFILAALQFLHILDFVIMMPLGPVFMQSFKIDSAAFGLLVSSYSISAGVFGLIGALFLDSFDRKMSLLVLFFGFSFGTLLCAVAPNYPFFLFARIIAGGFGGMIGATVLSIIGDIIPVFRRGTATGVVMSSFSVASVIGIPIGLSLANRYGWHFPFLSLAIAGFLILPIGYKVLPAIRYHLDSDEHPKQSQFKSLKEVLLKKDHMAPFIFMVFLMFGGFTIIPFLSPFLVSNVGLAVDELPYIYFFGGLFTFFTSRLIGKLADRFGKLKVYQIISILAIIPIVLVVTLTKTSLPIVLVITTVFMILVSGRMVPAFAMVTSAVEPRIRGSFMSVNSAIQQIASGAASYVAGLILVQTSDHQFLNYELVGMISVFSLLFSVYLAKNIKIAG
- a CDS encoding LIC10067 family putative lipoprotein, with the translated sequence MRRILYTIGFSLVFGNSFSCVKSSSEDPLAALLTSAPVITSVTPQIGTPAQNNANATYSATEVVIKGENFGIDPVVRFNDTLASITLNLGTELYTKVPDGTFSGYITVSKSGGSCLPNSKSGVNCSGTEFFVDCYAVTNKVYGPEIELKQGQGISVEYDGNETKAYRTDTLLSVRNLTIGCDSVVTVRVFSRSCKATDYVLQNNPIIPFPAGVATQFYVTAESATCSLVL
- a CDS encoding VOC family protein, with protein sequence MIIVEGIGHVSIPVSQLDTSIDFYRDIFDFEVETKKATEAILSLDSFRIRLVKAEVSDRSLPILSFVMDVDDFTEAISELEEKNVKIIKGPEGTDSGESLTFADPSQNLIEIFYSN
- the dcd gene encoding dCTP deaminase; the protein is MILTGKEILKRLGSDIKIEPYDEKLLNPNSYNLRLHEDLLVYSEFPLDMKKPNPVETLKIPEEGLLLEPGKLYLGRTIEFTETHNLVPMLEGRSSIGRLGMFVHITAGFGDVGFKGFWTLEIQVTHPLRVYAGVQICQIFYHTVEGEISEYKSGKYQANQGIQPSLLYKDFEKK
- a CDS encoding enoyl-CoA hydratase-related protein encodes the protein MNTVSIQTIDSYVAFIELNRPEAKNAISVQFLEELHQTIKVMQKEKFRALVIMGAGDAFCSGADLKERKNMSEPEVKKFLRNINVCFSELANLSIPTIAAINGFAFGGGLELALSCDIRYASESAIMGLTETKLGIIPGAGGTQRLSRIVGESTAMEWIFSGKKLSSAEALSRGLVSKVVNPVDLKDSSLALAREIAESAPIAVSASKKAIRQGFSLSMESALQWEQLCYSETLTTKDRLEALQAFAEKRKPIFKGE
- a CDS encoding DUF2147 domain-containing protein, with translation MNLRIVLSVWAVVLLSSTTLFAQNADVALGRYLPPEKDSVIEIFKCGDKYCGKTVCIKDNAYPEKDKDKGVPGTPYLDHNNEDPKLRTRPNLGMVFITGFDYVGEGVYKNGRIYNPRDGKTYCGKFTSLDGGNRLDLKGTLCSITFIGKTNNWVKLGGLNLDDPKWDCTFKTKK
- a CDS encoding LIC_11321 family protein → MRTSLPFFLIFVTITTLWSDPRQELPPTLGDLKGQDKSVRQPPDRKDKKGCCKIKYPAGGYDFFLATEEDCRASLYFDRFLGENNTLCFRWEGD
- a CDS encoding pyridoxal phosphate-dependent aminotransferase, encoding MTKVHFHFSDRFGLLGDLNTENPIYQIKTERIEAGKPIIDLGNSNLTEMGLEFPPSVLTHILSNLNASIYEPIAEGLESTRNEISSLYLNRGIQVNASSFHLTASTSEAYSYLFKLLTNPGDEVLTPNPGYPLFSFLIGLENLKEVHYQLKENQSDGSWIYDAETIANSISTKTKLIVLVSPSNPTGSKTTETFWKKWESFGIQIPVIVDEVFEAYDFFGEPHHLPSNPNFPLFVCHGFSKMLALPQTKLAWILNLSPEPIKTEIQKKLSFIADTYLSVNSLVQLATKELLPWKTMVQNRIRTRIMRNYSICKDFVNQFSSSKKIHPIEAGWYFLLELNLDKKDEKIVGEILFNTGVLFHPGSWYGFSHNRCILVISLVTEEEILEKGLNSLQSFFK
- a CDS encoding patatin-like phospholipase family protein; the encoded protein is MLSLGRGLEIAEFMGVREQVLQTLVKIFPTYDASLAIAGGGCKAFYALGVGKTLREWGVRFNELSGVSAGAAMALCILSQTEEESVEYFEEITKRNSRNFHFSNLLRGESTFPHEDMYRRTIRFGMRFDRVLESGAKIWIHSVKAHPKEDSLKNKFRLARLISETGRAFILDDRDRSEGIPANRTAEIIKKWNMEDVDFTEKDFVNPETIEQFILNSSSIPPIVDFQSVGNEYYLDGGLTNNMMIETFAPKAKIIGIHYEPNTIVGKNPDLLARTFLITPSKPLPITSFDYTNPKGVRETYELGKADALAKKSEIINYLKKD